The Dyella caseinilytica genome has a window encoding:
- a CDS encoding c-type cytochrome: MKRALTLLSFGMALALVSAPLLASGDPENGKTKAAACVACHGTDGNAVDPQYPRLAGQYNEYIQQALHEYKDGRRNNAIMKGFTATLSDQDIEDIAAYFSAMPTKLDTLKGHIQGD; this comes from the coding sequence ATGAAACGCGCGCTTACGCTGCTCTCGTTTGGTATGGCCCTTGCGCTGGTTTCGGCGCCGCTGCTGGCCAGTGGTGATCCCGAAAACGGCAAAACCAAGGCTGCCGCCTGTGTGGCCTGTCATGGCACGGATGGCAACGCGGTCGACCCGCAATACCCGCGCCTGGCTGGCCAGTACAACGAATACATCCAGCAGGCCCTGCACGAATACAAAGATGGCCGGCGCAACAACGCCATCATGAAAGGTTTTACCGCAACGCTTTCCGATCAGGATATCGAAGATATCGCCGCATACTTTTCCGCCATGCCTACCAAGCTCGATACGCTGAAGGGTCATATCCAGGGCGATTAA
- a CDS encoding c-type cytochrome has product MIRTQLFGLAVVAVFFAAGNAHAAGDKENGKFLVYTCNGCHGVPGTNNAYPQYPVPKIAGQNAQYIISALHEYQKGDRTHPTMMAQAQSLSDKEIEDIAAYLSSISPK; this is encoded by the coding sequence ATGATTCGAACGCAACTGTTTGGCCTGGCTGTAGTTGCTGTCTTTTTTGCTGCGGGCAATGCCCACGCTGCCGGTGACAAGGAAAACGGCAAGTTCCTCGTCTACACCTGCAATGGTTGTCACGGCGTCCCCGGTACCAACAACGCTTATCCCCAGTATCCGGTGCCGAAGATTGCCGGGCAGAACGCGCAGTACATCATCAGCGCCCTGCATGAGTACCAGAAAGGGGACCGTACCCATCCAACCATGATGGCGCAGGCGCAAAGCCTCTCCGACAAGGAGATCGAGGACATCGCCGCCTATCTTTCCAGCATCTCCCCGAAGTAA
- a CDS encoding TraB/GumN family protein, translating to MSVTETDVLSNSSLHGQPIERVHRDGVEYVVLGTAHVSRSSVEAVQALLANESFDAVAVELCESRAQGMRDPEAFKQMDLFRVIRQGKAGMVAASLVLSTFQKRLADQYGIQPGAEMKAAMDGAEERNIPLWLIDREVGTTLKRAWHSVGFWQRFSLLGGLLASVFERETIDEKEIEKLKQGDMLESAFSEFASESAPLYRSLIAERDTFMAARLREEAGQSITANPCKVLVVIGAGHLKGMCEHLRIQQSDPATTAAELAQTPPKAQWPKWLAIGLVLLVFAAIAVAFHRNTALGAQALRDWVLFTGGFAALGALAARAHPLSILAAFIAAPIKPFRPGIPSGGISAMVEAWVRRPRVADFEMLRDDIVHWSGWWTNRVARTLLNFFLVCLGTVIGEYAAGIHILKSLF from the coding sequence ATGAGCGTGACTGAGACCGACGTTCTCTCCAACTCCAGCCTGCATGGCCAGCCGATCGAACGGGTGCACCGCGATGGCGTGGAGTATGTCGTGCTTGGCACGGCACACGTCTCGCGCAGCAGCGTGGAGGCGGTGCAAGCGCTGCTGGCCAATGAATCCTTTGATGCCGTCGCGGTGGAGCTGTGCGAAAGCCGCGCCCAGGGCATGCGCGATCCGGAAGCGTTCAAGCAGATGGATTTGTTCCGGGTGATCCGCCAGGGCAAGGCAGGCATGGTTGCAGCAAGCCTGGTGCTGTCCACGTTTCAGAAGCGGCTGGCCGATCAATATGGCATACAGCCCGGTGCTGAAATGAAAGCCGCCATGGATGGTGCGGAGGAACGCAACATTCCGCTGTGGCTGATCGACCGCGAGGTAGGCACCACACTCAAGCGTGCCTGGCACAGCGTAGGCTTCTGGCAGCGCTTCAGTTTGCTGGGCGGCCTGCTCGCCAGTGTGTTCGAGCGCGAGACGATCGACGAAAAAGAAATCGAAAAGCTCAAGCAAGGCGACATGCTGGAAAGCGCATTCAGCGAATTCGCCAGCGAATCGGCGCCGCTTTACCGCAGCCTCATCGCAGAACGCGACACCTTCATGGCAGCACGTTTGCGCGAGGAAGCGGGACAATCGATCACGGCCAATCCGTGCAAAGTGCTGGTCGTGATTGGCGCAGGCCATCTGAAGGGCATGTGCGAGCACCTGCGTATCCAGCAGTCGGATCCAGCAACAACGGCAGCGGAACTGGCGCAGACTCCACCGAAAGCGCAATGGCCGAAATGGCTGGCGATCGGCCTGGTGCTGTTGGTGTTTGCCGCCATTGCCGTAGCCTTCCACCGCAATACGGCGCTGGGCGCACAGGCGCTTCGTGACTGGGTGCTGTTTACCGGCGGATTTGCTGCACTCGGGGCGCTGGCCGCGCGCGCGCATCCGCTGAGCATCCTGGCGGCATTTATCGCAGCACCGATCAAGCCGTTCCGCCCGGGCATTCCTTCAGGCGGCATCAGCGCCATGGTCGAGGCCTGGGTGCGCCGGCCGCGCGTGGCGGATTTCGAAATGCTGCGTGACGACATCGTGCATTGGAGCGGCTGGTGGACCAATCGCGTTGCCCGCACCCTGCTCAACTTTTTCCTGGTGTGCCTGGGCACCGTCATTGGTGAATACGCCGCAGGTATTCACATTCTTAAAAGCCTGTTTTAG
- a CDS encoding NfuA family Fe-S biogenesis protein, translating into MIEISERAQEHFQRLLSQQGIEGLGIRVRVTAPGTPAADCELEFCEPQELIGSEWTIECHGFNFHIEGDSAPWLEGATIDFEPNQTGGQLNIRAPKIKGELPGMEAGLVERVRYVLEAEVNPRIAAHGGRVSLLEIDANGVVLLQFGGGCHGCGMVDVTLKHGVEKTLRERVPEITEVRDATDHKGGSNPYYRKHEGQSAMG; encoded by the coding sequence ATGATCGAGATTTCCGAGCGCGCGCAGGAGCACTTCCAGCGCCTACTCTCGCAACAAGGCATTGAAGGGTTGGGTATCCGTGTGCGCGTGACCGCGCCGGGCACTCCTGCGGCCGATTGCGAGCTGGAATTCTGCGAACCACAAGAACTGATCGGCAGCGAGTGGACGATCGAGTGCCACGGCTTCAACTTCCATATCGAAGGCGACAGTGCTCCTTGGCTGGAAGGTGCCACCATCGACTTCGAACCCAATCAGACCGGTGGCCAGCTCAATATCCGCGCGCCCAAGATCAAGGGCGAATTGCCGGGCATGGAAGCTGGCTTGGTCGAGCGCGTGCGCTACGTGCTGGAGGCGGAAGTGAATCCGCGCATTGCTGCACATGGCGGACGCGTCAGCTTGCTGGAGATCGATGCGAACGGCGTGGTGTTGCTGCAGTTCGGTGGTGGTTGTCATGGTTGCGGCATGGTTGACGTGACGCTCAAGCATGGCGTGGAAAAAACGCTGCGTGAGCGAGTGCCGGAAATTACTGAAGTGCGGGATGCGACCGACCATAAGGGTGGAAGCAATCCGTATTACCGCAAGCACGAAGGGCAGTCTGCGATGGGCTGA